A genomic region of Micromonospora sp. NBC_01796 contains the following coding sequences:
- a CDS encoding GntR family transcriptional regulator has protein sequence MVNAPVHHADRPTGPTALVPLPARQTLTEDVYQAIKRLIMDHVIPPRGRLSIDQLARDLRVSSTPIREALVRLESEGLAGKEPLRGYSVTPILTPAQVDDLFEFRGLIEPWAAARAAQRRDEAGLSRLRAEVDSVSTLPAGESYADYQDLAGHDDRFHRQIAELAGNHQLLRAFARTHCHLHLFRRRYTAPLGSATVAEHRDIAAAVAQGDPDGAYAAMEAHLERARQRLT, from the coding sequence ATGGTCAATGCTCCGGTGCACCACGCGGACAGGCCGACCGGGCCGACGGCACTGGTCCCGCTGCCCGCCCGACAGACCCTGACCGAGGACGTCTACCAGGCGATCAAACGGCTCATCATGGACCACGTGATCCCACCCCGGGGCCGGCTCAGCATCGACCAGCTCGCCCGTGACCTGCGGGTCTCCTCGACCCCGATCCGGGAGGCGCTGGTCCGGCTCGAATCCGAGGGGCTCGCCGGGAAGGAACCCCTGCGGGGATACTCGGTCACCCCGATCCTCACCCCGGCCCAGGTCGACGACCTGTTCGAGTTCCGCGGTCTGATCGAGCCGTGGGCCGCCGCCCGCGCGGCACAGCGGCGCGACGAGGCCGGGCTGTCCCGGCTACGCGCCGAAGTGGACTCGGTCAGCACGTTGCCGGCCGGCGAGAGCTACGCCGACTACCAGGACCTCGCCGGACACGACGACCGGTTCCACCGACAGATCGCCGAACTCGCCGGCAACCACCAGCTCCTGCGGGCGTTCGCGCGTACGCACTGCCACCTGCACCTGTTCCGCCGCCGCTACACCGCCCCGCTGGGCAGCGCGACGGTGGCCGAACACCGGGACATCGCGGCGGCCGTCGCGCAGGGCGATCCGGATGGTGCGTACGCGGCGATGGAAGCGCACCTGGAACGGGCCCGGCAGCGGCTGACCTGA
- a CDS encoding zf-HC2 domain-containing protein → MGVGCEQYRETLSAWLDGEDDPAERPALEAHLGECQECQSWVDSAASVTRLARTSLVGTMPVLDERVLAAAPGPGRLRVAITLRILLGVLGGVQFVLGAAQIAGIAGTQHLHNLAGTTVPPNHLWHESAAWNVAIGAGFGWIALRRTRPVGILPTLTAFVAVLTLLSANDMIVGRVDVSRILSHGFILAGYVIILVLTRPALDPGEPPQRRQPGPSRWRASFDADEVAAPVPPLRLVRNHPGPAHARHDDHRAA, encoded by the coding sequence ATGGGTGTGGGGTGTGAACAGTACCGGGAGACGCTCTCGGCGTGGCTGGACGGCGAGGATGATCCCGCCGAGCGGCCCGCCCTGGAGGCGCACCTCGGAGAATGTCAGGAATGCCAGTCCTGGGTTGATTCTGCCGCTTCGGTGACCCGGCTGGCCCGAACCAGCCTGGTCGGCACGATGCCCGTACTCGACGAGCGGGTGCTCGCGGCGGCACCCGGTCCGGGCCGGCTCCGGGTGGCCATCACGCTGCGGATCCTGCTCGGCGTACTCGGTGGGGTGCAGTTCGTCCTCGGTGCGGCGCAGATCGCCGGCATCGCGGGCACCCAGCACCTGCACAACCTCGCCGGGACCACCGTCCCGCCGAACCACCTGTGGCACGAGTCCGCCGCCTGGAACGTGGCGATCGGCGCCGGCTTCGGCTGGATCGCGCTGCGCCGTACCCGGCCGGTGGGGATCCTGCCCACGCTGACCGCCTTCGTGGCCGTACTCACCCTGCTCTCCGCGAACGACATGATCGTCGGACGGGTGGACGTCAGCCGGATCCTCAGCCACGGCTTCATCCTGGCCGGTTACGTGATCATCCTCGTCCTGACCCGGCCGGCGCTGGACCCCGGCGAGCCACCGCAGCGGCGCCAGCCCGGCCCGTCGCGCTGGCGGGCCAGCTTCGACGCCGACGAGGTCGCCGCCCCCGTCCCACCGCTGCGCCTGGTCCGCAACCACCCCGGCCCGGCCCACGCCCGCCACGACGACCACCGCGCCGCCTGA
- a CDS encoding copper resistance CopC family protein, whose translation MVVHGRLAVVWSGLPVGRRVVIRVAMLAGAGLAVLLAGLPVLTTPAWAHSRLLGTDPADGTTVTGPLPAVTLTFNEVVRADLSTVLVEGADHTGYGDGPARVVDHRMSQPVHPLRSGDYRVAWRAISADGHPIEGEFRFTVALPPGREPAPPAEPVRAAAPVATTGGSTPLWWWVAGAVTLGAVAAGLIRVRRRRPTGTTR comes from the coding sequence GTGGTGGTGCACGGTCGGTTGGCGGTGGTGTGGTCCGGGTTGCCGGTGGGCCGACGGGTCGTGATCCGGGTGGCGATGCTGGCCGGGGCCGGTCTGGCCGTGCTGCTCGCCGGTCTGCCGGTCCTCACCACCCCGGCCTGGGCGCACTCCCGGCTGCTCGGGACCGACCCGGCCGACGGGACGACCGTGACCGGTCCGTTGCCGGCGGTGACCCTGACCTTCAACGAGGTTGTCCGGGCCGACCTGAGCACGGTCCTGGTCGAGGGTGCGGACCACACCGGCTACGGCGACGGGCCGGCGCGGGTGGTGGACCACCGGATGAGCCAACCGGTGCACCCGCTGCGATCGGGTGACTACCGGGTGGCGTGGCGGGCCATCTCCGCGGACGGGCATCCGATCGAGGGCGAGTTCCGGTTCACCGTCGCGCTCCCGCCCGGCCGGGAGCCGGCCCCGCCGGCCGAACCGGTGCGGGCGGCGGCGCCGGTCGCAACGACCGGCGGTTCGACTCCGCTGTGGTGGTGGGTGGCCGGCGCGGTCACCCTGGGCGCCGTCGCCGCCGGCTTGATCCGGGTACGCCGACGCCGACCGACCGGTACCACCCGATGA
- a CDS encoding flavin monoamine oxidase family protein, which produces MSHHTQPALNRRGFLRAVGASGGAGAMLATMGALGLAPTAASAAPAFRAPERSDFHLTGRGAARVVILGGGIAGLATAYELGKAGYDCTILEARAVAGGRNRTIRGGDSETDLDGHTQKAKFSSGTYLNAGPGRLAQWMVTLDYCRELGVPIEVFTNANADARIYNEATGMTSAQRYRTARADVYGYVSELLAKATDQGALDARLTAEDKTRLLSFLQSFGAIGGRTSGFAYTGTSRRGYAAYPGAGNDAGTLLGAPPPLSDVFASNVGRYFSFELGYDQAMLMFQPVDGMDAIPKALSRAVGNHRIRLGAEVTGVTNRGHEVEVTYRQGRHEKSIRADYCVGTLPPNLMARVPHNLGTNVTAALASFPVTASGKIGLEYRSRWWETDERIYGGITETDLDLSHIWYPSYGFHGKRGLIVGYYNTGANARTYSALTPAEREARAVAQGVKIHGEKYRSELATSFSHAWDRTRYLEGAWTSPPHGTAGYNLLLQPAGRVYFAGDWLSHETAWQHGSFVSARSVVTALHQRVMSS; this is translated from the coding sequence ATGAGCCACCACACGCAACCCGCCCTGAACCGGCGCGGCTTCCTGCGGGCAGTCGGTGCCAGCGGCGGAGCGGGCGCGATGCTCGCGACCATGGGCGCCCTGGGACTCGCGCCGACCGCCGCGTCGGCCGCGCCCGCGTTCCGCGCACCCGAGCGATCCGACTTCCACCTGACCGGCCGCGGTGCCGCGCGCGTGGTCATTCTCGGCGGCGGCATCGCCGGCCTGGCCACCGCGTACGAGCTGGGCAAGGCCGGGTACGACTGCACGATCCTGGAGGCGCGCGCGGTCGCCGGCGGCCGTAACCGCACCATCCGCGGCGGTGATTCCGAAACCGACCTGGACGGGCACACCCAGAAGGCGAAGTTCTCCTCCGGCACCTACCTCAACGCGGGTCCGGGTCGGTTGGCGCAGTGGATGGTCACCCTGGACTACTGCCGTGAGCTCGGGGTGCCGATCGAGGTGTTCACCAACGCCAACGCCGACGCCCGGATCTACAACGAGGCGACCGGGATGACCTCGGCCCAGCGCTACCGCACCGCCAGGGCCGACGTGTACGGCTACGTCTCCGAACTGCTCGCCAAGGCGACCGACCAGGGGGCGCTGGACGCCCGGCTCACCGCCGAGGACAAGACCCGCCTGCTGTCGTTCCTGCAGAGTTTCGGTGCGATCGGTGGGCGTACCAGCGGGTTCGCGTACACCGGAACCAGCCGGCGCGGGTACGCGGCCTACCCCGGGGCCGGCAACGACGCCGGGACCCTGCTCGGTGCCCCGCCACCGCTGTCGGACGTGTTCGCCAGCAACGTCGGACGGTACTTCTCCTTCGAACTCGGTTACGACCAGGCGATGCTGATGTTCCAGCCGGTCGACGGGATGGACGCGATTCCGAAGGCGCTCAGTCGGGCGGTCGGCAACCACCGGATCCGGCTCGGCGCCGAGGTCACCGGGGTGACCAACCGGGGCCACGAGGTGGAGGTGACCTACCGCCAGGGCCGGCACGAGAAGTCGATCCGGGCCGACTACTGCGTGGGAACACTGCCGCCGAACCTGATGGCGCGGGTGCCGCACAACCTCGGCACCAACGTGACCGCCGCGCTGGCCAGCTTCCCGGTCACCGCCTCCGGCAAGATCGGCCTGGAGTACCGCAGCCGCTGGTGGGAGACGGACGAGCGGATCTACGGCGGGATCACCGAGACCGACCTCGACCTGTCGCACATCTGGTACCCGTCGTACGGCTTCCACGGCAAGCGGGGTCTGATCGTCGGTTACTACAACACCGGCGCGAACGCGCGGACGTACAGCGCGCTGACGCCGGCCGAGCGGGAGGCACGGGCCGTGGCCCAGGGCGTGAAGATCCACGGGGAGAAGTACCGCAGCGAGCTGGCCACCTCCTTCTCGCACGCCTGGGACCGTACCCGCTACCTGGAGGGTGCCTGGACCTCGCCGCCGCACGGCACCGCCGGCTACAACCTGCTGCTCCAGCCGGCCGGGCGGGTCTACTTCGCCGGTGACTGGCTGAGCCACGAGACCGCGTGGCAGCACGGCTCGTTCGTCTCCGCCCGGTCGGTGGTGACCGCCCTGCACCAGCGGGTGATGTCGAGCTGA
- a CDS encoding mandelate racemase/muconate lactonizing enzyme family protein, protein MPAITHAEAYLVDLEVETVRTDAVQSFLKQETIFVEIRTDDGGTGTGYAYTIGTGGTAVLALLRDYLVPRLVGADPRRVEAVWRDLFAATRATTVGAITSLALAAVDTALWDWRCRAADQPLWVLAGGAKDRIPLYDTEGGWLHLSTDELIAGARASQAAGWPGAKLKIGRSPVQDAERLAAVRAEVGPDFDLMLDANQSLTAAEAIRRARLLEASDPYWFEEPLPADDVSGHRALAEATSIPVAVGESMYSIGQFRDYLHRGAAGIVQVDVARIGGITPWLKVAHLAEAYNVTVCPHFLMELHVSLCCAVPNSGYLEHIPQLRAITGREIDVVDGHALPPTTAGLGIDWDRDAIDNRRIQ, encoded by the coding sequence TTGCCCGCGATCACCCACGCCGAGGCGTACCTCGTCGACCTCGAGGTCGAGACCGTACGCACCGACGCCGTCCAGTCGTTCCTCAAACAGGAGACCATCTTCGTCGAGATCCGCACCGACGACGGTGGGACCGGCACCGGTTACGCGTACACGATCGGGACCGGCGGCACCGCGGTCCTCGCGCTCCTGCGCGACTACCTGGTGCCCCGACTGGTCGGCGCGGACCCCCGGCGGGTCGAGGCGGTGTGGCGGGACCTCTTCGCCGCCACTCGCGCCACCACGGTCGGCGCGATCACCTCGCTCGCCCTCGCCGCCGTCGACACCGCCCTCTGGGACTGGCGATGCCGCGCCGCGGACCAACCGCTCTGGGTGCTGGCCGGCGGCGCCAAGGACCGCATCCCGCTCTACGACACCGAGGGCGGGTGGCTGCACCTGAGCACCGACGAGCTGATCGCCGGGGCGCGGGCCAGCCAGGCGGCCGGGTGGCCCGGTGCGAAGCTCAAGATCGGCCGGTCCCCGGTGCAGGACGCCGAGCGGCTCGCCGCCGTTCGCGCCGAGGTCGGCCCCGACTTCGACCTGATGCTCGACGCCAACCAGTCGCTCACCGCCGCCGAGGCGATCCGGCGGGCCCGGCTGCTGGAGGCGTCCGACCCGTACTGGTTCGAGGAACCCCTGCCGGCCGACGACGTGTCCGGGCACCGGGCGCTGGCCGAGGCCACCTCGATCCCGGTCGCGGTCGGCGAGTCGATGTACTCGATCGGCCAGTTCCGCGACTACCTGCACCGGGGAGCCGCCGGCATCGTCCAGGTCGACGTGGCCCGGATCGGCGGCATCACCCCGTGGCTGAAGGTGGCCCACCTGGCCGAGGCGTACAACGTCACGGTCTGCCCGCACTTCCTGATGGAACTGCACGTCAGCCTCTGCTGCGCGGTGCCCAACAGCGGCTACCTGGAACACATCCCGCAACTGCGCGCGATCACCGGGCGCGAGATCGACGTCGTCGACGGGCACGCGCTGCCCCCGACCACCGCCGGACTCGGCATCGACTGGGACCGCGACGCGATCGACAACCGGAGAATCCAGTGA
- a CDS encoding ABC transporter permease, giving the protein MSDQTTTVAPEAPSAAEPPAPRKPPGIPLWANPRLGLVVLLIALVVLFSVLRPAFLNTALTLVPLQADISVYAVVGLAQLMVLSLGHMNMAVGRMAAMSAFAMGLAYDRLGVPLLVGLVIGLAVGTLLGALAGLIISRTGVNSFVVTLALDFAMIGLITILYTRFTDGVAFGSQPASMTSLRNDTFADYCMGNVCGPNVPLVVPFALVAALAVGLLFRYARLGREILMTGANARAAELSGIPTKNRVVQAHALSGLLAGLAGFLLAANNGAFSANIGEQFLLPSFLGPVLGGTLLAGGAVSILGTVLGATLTQVIYKGLNLLQFQLDQLKLYIGLVLLVALSLDRVRHVLAERRGVRA; this is encoded by the coding sequence GTGAGTGATCAGACCACCACGGTCGCACCGGAGGCGCCGTCGGCGGCCGAGCCTCCGGCGCCTCGCAAGCCGCCGGGAATCCCGCTCTGGGCCAACCCGCGCCTCGGCCTGGTCGTCCTGCTGATCGCGCTGGTCGTGCTCTTCAGCGTGCTGCGGCCGGCGTTCCTCAACACCGCGCTGACCCTGGTGCCGCTACAGGCCGACATCAGCGTCTACGCCGTCGTCGGGCTGGCCCAGCTCATGGTGCTCTCGCTCGGGCACATGAACATGGCCGTCGGCCGCATGGCGGCGATGAGCGCCTTCGCGATGGGGCTCGCGTACGACCGGCTGGGCGTACCGCTGCTCGTCGGGCTCGTGATCGGACTGGCCGTCGGCACCCTGCTCGGGGCGCTGGCCGGGCTGATCATCTCGCGTACCGGGGTGAACTCGTTCGTGGTCACCCTGGCCCTCGATTTCGCCATGATCGGCCTGATCACGATCCTCTACACCCGGTTCACCGACGGGGTCGCGTTCGGCAGCCAGCCGGCGAGCATGACCTCACTGCGCAACGACACCTTCGCCGACTACTGCATGGGCAACGTGTGCGGGCCGAACGTGCCGCTGGTCGTACCGTTCGCGCTGGTCGCGGCGCTCGCGGTCGGGCTTCTGTTCCGGTACGCCCGGCTCGGCCGGGAGATCCTGATGACCGGCGCCAATGCCAGGGCGGCCGAGTTGTCCGGCATCCCGACGAAGAACCGGGTGGTCCAGGCGCACGCCCTGTCCGGCCTGCTCGCCGGGCTCGCCGGCTTCCTGCTGGCGGCCAACAACGGCGCCTTCTCCGCGAACATCGGTGAGCAGTTCCTGCTCCCGTCGTTCCTCGGCCCGGTCCTCGGCGGCACGCTGCTCGCCGGCGGTGCGGTCAGCATCCTGGGTACGGTCCTCGGCGCCACCCTCACCCAGGTCATCTACAAGGGACTGAACCTGCTTCAGTTCCAGCTCGACCAGCTCAAGCTCTACATCGGGCTGGTGCTGCTGGTCGCGCTCTCGCTGGACCGGGTACGCCACGTGCTCGCCGAACGCAGGGGGGTGCGGGCATGA
- a CDS encoding sugar ABC transporter substrate-binding protein, with translation MNRSPLTRLGAAAAILVLGTLATAGCTKKSENEAAGATTRAADQVKIALVSGGAHPYFQPWKETAAKVKTDLGVADVAFNETSGWDQTKQNDVLKALAAQGYNAFGIFGVAPENINATFEDLKGQGFAVASLASCPAGDVNKADFCLSTDVELAAYKAGQAAVEAIGGQGNLVHLTGNKVDSNTQRRMAGVQKAVDETGGKVKLVQTVTDVDKDLQSAQKAVADLLAAKGTQIQGIVNTAYNPAVASAEGVKQAKLPIKVIAIDDDQTILAGIRDGSVAGTVLQNPVGQASVGSYALTKLSGGCTVSTPGVVIDSGSFVVTKANVDNYETDRQAKTDELKKAFDSQYLTCQ, from the coding sequence ATGAATCGGAGCCCGTTGACTCGGCTCGGCGCCGCGGCTGCCATCCTGGTGCTCGGCACCCTGGCCACCGCCGGATGCACCAAGAAAAGTGAGAACGAGGCGGCCGGCGCGACCACGCGGGCGGCCGACCAGGTGAAGATCGCCCTCGTGTCGGGCGGGGCCCACCCGTACTTCCAGCCGTGGAAGGAAACGGCCGCGAAGGTCAAGACCGACCTCGGGGTGGCCGACGTCGCGTTCAACGAGACCTCGGGCTGGGACCAGACCAAGCAGAACGACGTGCTCAAGGCGCTGGCCGCCCAGGGCTACAACGCCTTCGGCATCTTCGGGGTGGCCCCGGAGAACATCAACGCCACCTTCGAGGACCTCAAGGGCCAGGGCTTCGCCGTCGCCTCGCTCGCCTCCTGCCCCGCCGGAGACGTCAACAAGGCCGACTTCTGCCTCTCCACCGACGTCGAACTCGCCGCGTACAAGGCCGGACAGGCCGCGGTCGAGGCGATCGGCGGCCAGGGCAACCTGGTCCACCTCACCGGCAACAAGGTCGACTCCAACACCCAGCGCCGGATGGCCGGCGTGCAGAAGGCGGTCGACGAGACCGGCGGCAAGGTCAAGCTGGTGCAGACCGTGACCGACGTGGACAAGGACCTGCAGAGCGCGCAGAAGGCCGTCGCCGACCTGCTCGCCGCCAAGGGCACCCAGATCCAGGGCATCGTCAACACCGCGTACAACCCGGCGGTCGCCTCCGCCGAGGGCGTCAAGCAGGCCAAGCTGCCGATCAAGGTGATCGCGATCGACGACGACCAGACCATCCTGGCCGGGATCCGGGACGGCTCCGTCGCCGGCACCGTGCTCCAGAACCCGGTCGGGCAGGCGTCCGTCGGGTCGTACGCGCTGACCAAGCTCTCCGGCGGCTGCACGGTCAGCACGCCCGGCGTGGTCATCGACTCCGGGTCCTTCGTGGTCACCAAGGCCAACGTGGACAACTACGAGACCGACCGGCAGGCCAAGACGGACGAGCTGAAGAAGGCGTTCGACAGCCAGTACCTGACCTGCCAGTAG
- a CDS encoding GntR family transcriptional regulator, with product MVNQQPVRPLRRSTLGEDVYETLKVLVLEHTLTPGDRINIDALARDLAVSPTPIREALARLEADGLVRKRPLVGYTVSPLLTRAEFTHMFEMRSLLETAAARYAAERASDRLRAAICAEAATTVDTDDGDPEGWHWHAAFTTLDARFHELVATAAGNPLLADGIARLHAHLHLHRRYFPYAETGTTGAEHQRIADAIRAGTPDAAEAAMRDHLDRARDRHLPAFE from the coding sequence ATGGTCAACCAGCAGCCGGTCCGTCCGCTACGCCGGTCGACCCTCGGCGAGGACGTGTACGAGACGCTCAAGGTCCTGGTGCTGGAGCACACGCTGACCCCCGGGGACCGGATCAACATCGACGCGCTCGCCCGTGACCTGGCCGTCTCCCCCACCCCGATTCGCGAGGCGCTGGCCCGACTCGAAGCCGACGGGCTGGTCCGCAAGCGTCCCCTGGTCGGTTACACGGTGAGCCCGCTGCTGACTCGGGCCGAGTTCACCCACATGTTCGAGATGCGCTCGCTGCTGGAGACCGCCGCCGCCAGGTACGCCGCCGAACGCGCGAGTGACCGGCTCCGGGCGGCGATCTGCGCCGAAGCCGCCACCACGGTCGACACCGACGACGGCGACCCGGAGGGCTGGCACTGGCACGCCGCGTTCACCACACTCGACGCCCGGTTCCACGAGCTGGTCGCCACCGCCGCCGGCAACCCGTTGCTCGCCGACGGGATCGCCCGGTTGCACGCCCACCTGCACCTGCACCGCCGCTACTTCCCGTACGCGGAGACCGGCACCACCGGCGCGGAGCACCAGCGGATCGCCGACGCGATCCGGGCGGGTACGCCCGACGCCGCCGAGGCGGCCATGCGGGACCACCTCGATCGGGCCCGGGACCGCCACCTGCCCGCTTTCGAGTAG
- a CDS encoding sigma-70 family RNA polymerase sigma factor, whose amino-acid sequence MPATGSDDDEITRWALAAKAGDRTAAGAFIRATQHDVHRFVTHLIGHADAEDLTQETYLRAMRALPRFAARSSARTWLLAIARRVAADHIRALVRRPRTAELADWQGAADAARAGHGSGFEEEVVLDQLLRTLPRDRREAFVATQVAGLSYAEAAEVCDCPVGTIRSRVARARADLVAAMRAQGGPDDHVRVTG is encoded by the coding sequence ATGCCTGCGACCGGGTCCGACGACGACGAGATCACGCGCTGGGCGTTGGCCGCGAAGGCCGGCGACCGGACCGCGGCGGGTGCCTTCATCCGGGCCACCCAGCATGACGTGCACCGTTTCGTCACGCATCTGATCGGGCACGCCGACGCCGAGGACCTCACCCAGGAGACGTACCTGCGGGCGATGCGGGCGCTGCCCCGGTTCGCGGCCCGGTCGTCCGCGCGTACCTGGCTGCTGGCGATCGCCCGCCGGGTGGCGGCCGACCACATCCGGGCGCTGGTCCGCCGCCCGCGCACCGCCGAGCTGGCCGACTGGCAGGGGGCGGCCGACGCCGCCAGGGCCGGTCACGGGTCCGGCTTCGAAGAGGAAGTCGTGCTCGACCAGTTGCTCCGTACGCTGCCGCGCGACCGGCGGGAGGCGTTCGTCGCCACCCAGGTCGCCGGGCTGAGCTACGCCGAGGCGGCCGAGGTCTGCGACTGTCCGGTGGGCACCATCCGGTCCCGGGTGGCCCGGGCACGGGCGGACCTGGTCGCCGCGATGCGGGCCCAGGGCGGCCCGGACGACCACGTACGCGTCACCGGCTGA
- a CDS encoding bifunctional copper resistance protein CopD/cytochrome c oxidase assembly protein, with product MSGDGVPVPEAPVTSSPVRGGRLWWLPVSVGAAALAVLLLALRYGGGLDSTVITGLPDPGPVTRWAMPIVRVALDGLATVTVGLLVTAAFLLPGDGASVSPRGYLLLRRATGWAVGWAVAATTMLVLTVSDLLGQPVDRLRSATVFSFATSISQGRALALQAGLALLLAVLTRVGVSRALAATTAVLALVAVLPPAFTGHAAGAGNHQLAVTSLALHVLAASVWVGGLVGLLMLRRSRLLPDAAARYSRLALACFVVVAASGLTNAWVRLGDWGQLWHSSYGGLVLAKIAALLVLGGIGVVHRARTLPALRAGAGWAFGRLAAGELVVFAATFGLAVALSRSPTPEPVNPVGPDPLVELLGFGMPPAPTAARMLGEVLPDMFFLAVTAFGIAAYLAGVRRLRRDGHHWPWSRTGSWVAGMLLLAAITNLGVARYAYLLFSVHMVQHMVLSMAVPILLVGGAPLTLALRALRRPTDPQVRGAREWLLILIHSRVLRVLTHPLVALGLYVASLYGLYFSGLLGTLMRYHLGHLAMLTHFVLVGYLLFWVLIGIDPGRRPLPQPLLVIIHFAAMIFHAFLGVILMQSTTVIAPDWYDAVHPDWAGSLLSDQHLGAGIAWSFGEVPAAIVMILLVRQWIRADEREQARLDRAADRAQANGEEDELARYNNFLAEAARREGRGG from the coding sequence ATGAGCGGCGACGGCGTACCCGTGCCCGAGGCTCCCGTCACCTCCTCGCCGGTCCGTGGCGGTCGGCTGTGGTGGTTGCCGGTGTCGGTCGGTGCGGCGGCGCTGGCGGTGCTGCTGCTGGCACTGCGGTACGGCGGCGGGCTGGACAGCACCGTCATCACCGGCCTGCCCGATCCCGGACCGGTCACCCGGTGGGCGATGCCGATCGTCCGGGTGGCCCTGGACGGGCTGGCCACCGTGACCGTCGGCCTGCTGGTCACCGCGGCGTTCCTGCTCCCCGGCGACGGGGCCAGCGTCTCGCCGCGCGGCTACCTGCTGCTGCGCCGGGCGACCGGGTGGGCTGTCGGCTGGGCGGTGGCGGCGACGACCATGCTGGTGCTGACCGTCTCCGACCTGCTCGGCCAGCCGGTCGACCGGCTGCGTTCGGCGACCGTGTTCAGCTTCGCCACCTCGATCAGCCAGGGCCGGGCACTGGCATTGCAGGCCGGGCTGGCGCTGCTGCTGGCCGTACTGACCCGGGTCGGGGTGTCCCGGGCCCTGGCCGCGACGACGGCCGTACTGGCGCTGGTCGCGGTGCTGCCGCCGGCGTTCACCGGGCACGCGGCCGGTGCCGGCAACCACCAGTTGGCGGTGACCAGCCTCGCCCTGCACGTACTCGCCGCCTCGGTGTGGGTCGGTGGGCTGGTCGGGCTGCTCATGCTCCGGCGCAGCCGGCTGCTGCCCGACGCCGCGGCCCGCTACAGCCGGCTCGCCCTGGCCTGCTTCGTGGTGGTGGCGGCCAGCGGGCTGACCAATGCGTGGGTGCGGCTGGGCGACTGGGGGCAGCTCTGGCACTCCAGCTACGGCGGGCTGGTCCTCGCGAAGATCGCCGCGCTGCTGGTGCTGGGCGGGATCGGCGTCGTGCACCGGGCCCGTACGCTGCCGGCCCTGCGAGCCGGGGCGGGGTGGGCGTTCGGTCGGCTGGCCGCCGGGGAACTGGTCGTCTTCGCGGCCACCTTCGGCCTGGCGGTGGCGCTGTCCCGCAGCCCGACCCCGGAACCGGTGAACCCGGTCGGCCCGGATCCGCTGGTGGAACTGCTCGGCTTCGGCATGCCGCCGGCACCCACCGCCGCCCGGATGCTCGGCGAGGTGCTGCCGGACATGTTCTTCCTGGCGGTGACGGCGTTCGGCATCGCCGCCTACCTGGCCGGCGTACGTCGGCTGCGCCGCGACGGGCACCACTGGCCCTGGTCGCGTACCGGTAGCTGGGTGGCCGGGATGCTGCTGCTCGCCGCGATCACGAACCTCGGCGTCGCGCGGTACGCGTACCTGCTGTTCAGCGTGCACATGGTCCAGCACATGGTGCTCTCCATGGCGGTGCCGATCCTGCTGGTCGGCGGGGCACCGCTCACACTGGCCCTGCGGGCGCTGCGTCGGCCGACCGATCCGCAGGTGCGCGGGGCCCGGGAGTGGCTGCTGATCCTGATCCACAGCCGGGTCCTGCGGGTGCTGACCCATCCGCTGGTCGCCCTCGGGCTCTACGTCGCCAGCCTCTACGGCCTGTACTTCAGCGGGCTGCTCGGCACCCTGATGCGTTACCACCTCGGGCACCTGGCGATGCTCACCCATTTCGTACTGGTCGGCTACCTGCTGTTCTGGGTGCTGATCGGCATCGACCCCGGGCGTCGGCCGTTGCCCCAACCGTTGCTCGTGATCATCCACTTCGCCGCGATGATCTTCCACGCGTTCCTGGGCGTGATCCTGATGCAGTCGACCACGGTCATCGCCCCCGACTGGTACGACGCTGTCCATCCGGACTGGGCCGGGTCGCTCCTGTCCGACCAGCATCTCGGTGCCGGCATCGCTTGGTCGTTCGGTGAGGTGCCGGCCGCGATCGTGATGATCCTGCTGGTACGGCAGTGGATCCGGGCGGACGAGCGGGAGCAGGCCCGGCTCGACCGGGCCGCCGACCGGGCGCAGGCCAACGGCGAGGAGGACGAGTTGGCCCGCTACAACAACTTCCTGGCCGAGGCCGCCCGCCGGGAGGGCCGCGGCGGGTAA